A region from the Triticum urartu cultivar G1812 chromosome 1, Tu2.1, whole genome shotgun sequence genome encodes:
- the LOC125553631 gene encoding translation initiation factor eIF-2B subunit beta has translation MPDMQPLISDFVLKLKRRKVEGSHAVARQTAELLRSVVSQHRMGSTNQAAALADAIHAVGEHLIAANPIELAVGNTVRRVLHIIKEEDISFTAVGIEGLSVTAVSDDECDSGNDDLPTLSAAVLASHARNALRAPSLQTLLDDIPVSTALSHSSSSAGDSDGKTGDKSLKTRKLKHDVIAAIGDLIEEIDTCYDQISEQAVEHIHQNEVILTLGRSRTVKEFLYAAKEKKRSFRVFVAEGAPRYQGHVLAKELVEKGVQTTVITDSAVFAMISRVNMVIVGVHAIMANGGVIAPVGMNMVALAAQRHAVPFVVVAGSHKLCPLYPHNPEVLLNELKSPSDLLDFGEFSNCMNFSTQDGTPLLNVANPTFDYVPPKLVSLFITDTGGHSPSYMYRLISEYYSADDLVVRQKSTS, from the exons ATGCCGGACATGCAGCCGCTCATCAGCGACTTCGTCCTCAAGCTCAAGCGACG TAAGGTGGAGGGGTCACATGCCGTGGCGCGGCAGACGGCGGAGCTGCTGAGGTCAGTGGTGTCGCAGCACCGGATGGGCAGCACTAACCAAGCGGCTGCTCTCGCAGACGCCATCCATGCCGTCGGGGAGCATCTCATCGCAGCCAATCCCATCG AGCTCGCTGTCGGCAACACTGTGAGACGTGTTTTGCATATAATAAAAGAGGAAGATATATCTTTTACCGCAGTTGGTATTGAAGGTCTTTCTGTGACTGCTGTCAGCGACGATGAATGTGACAGTGGAAATGATGACCTTCCTACCTTATCCGCTGCTGTTCTTGCTTCCCATGCTAGAAACGCTCTTCGGGCACCTTCATTGCAGACTCTCCTGGATGATATTCCTGTGAGCACTGCACTTTCACATTCTTCATCGTCAGCTGGGGATTCAGATGGGAAAA CTGGAGATAAGAGCTTAAAAACTCGGAAACTAAAACATGATGTTATTGCTGCCATTGGTGATCTTATTGAGGAGATTGATACATGTTATGACCAGATTTCTGAGCAAGCTGTCGAACATATCCACCAAAA TGAGGTCATCCTAACTCTAGGTCGTTCTAGAACCGTGAAAGAGTTCCTGTATGCTGCAAAGGAGAAGAAGCGATCTTTTCGTGTATTTGTTGCTGAAGGTGCTCCAAG ATATCAGGGACATGTTCTTGCGAAGGAGCTGGTCGAGAAAGGTGTACAGACTACTGTTATAACAGATTCAGCAGTTTTTGCTATGATCTCCCGAGTTAACATG GTTATAGTTGGAGTCCATGCAATAATGGCAAACGGTGGAGTCATTGCACCAGTAGGTATGAATATGGTTGCTCTTGCTGCTCAAAGGCATGCTGTACCCTTTGTCGTGGTTGCTGGCAGTCATAAG TTATGTCCTTTGTATCCGCACAACCCGGAGGTTTTACTGAACGAGCTTAAATCACCATCTGATTTGCTTGACTTTGGCGAGTTCTCAAATTGCATGAACTTCAGTACTCAGGATGGCACTCCTCTTCTAAATGTTGCCAATCCAACGTTTGACTATGTGCCACCGAAGCTTGTCAGCCTTTTCATCACTGATAC TGGCGGGCACAGTCCATCATATATGTACCGGCTTATTTCGGAGTACTACTCAGCTGATGATTTGGTCGTACGGCAGAAGTCAACATCTTAA